From Virgibacillus natechei, the proteins below share one genomic window:
- a CDS encoding ABC transporter permease codes for MFPVFKAQLKKDIRKPLTIILFIVASIVATLLFGGSTQQSETTVAIFSSGPNAVEFEEKWEGLLNHMESVTFVITDEEKAREDVVEGRRDVAVQVMDNDYRLVTSSTMPQVEMIEQQVHEVFTKEAQLTAAAGNQNTDELRNELHRYMEDPPLQVQTQSLQEENIQNYDMAIQLLFGFTLFSTMFIIGFKVNGITSDKVSGVWDRMILSAVSKTSMYAGHLIYSFCIGFFQIFIVFLLFHYAFGYDLGNFNMIVTIASIYTLSMVSLAMLFAGIFRTPEQFNNIFSSVIPIVPIISGIYMPPGTISNPILLFIADLFPLTHAVEAMTDVALYNASWNDIALPIALMLIIGVVYMGIGVNMVERRKG; via the coding sequence ATGTTTCCAGTTTTTAAAGCACAATTGAAAAAAGATATACGAAAACCATTAACCATCATCCTATTTATTGTTGCCAGCATTGTCGCTACACTCCTGTTTGGAGGTAGCACCCAGCAAAGCGAAACGACCGTAGCCATTTTCAGCAGCGGACCTAACGCTGTGGAATTTGAAGAAAAATGGGAAGGTTTACTGAATCATATGGAATCTGTAACTTTTGTTATTACAGATGAAGAAAAAGCACGTGAGGATGTGGTTGAAGGAAGGCGCGATGTTGCCGTTCAGGTCATGGATAATGATTATCGACTGGTCACCTCCTCCACTATGCCTCAGGTAGAAATGATCGAACAGCAAGTGCATGAGGTATTTACCAAAGAAGCACAACTTACAGCAGCTGCAGGTAATCAGAATACGGATGAATTGCGAAATGAGCTACATCGTTATATGGAAGACCCGCCATTACAGGTTCAGACACAGTCCCTGCAGGAAGAGAATATCCAAAATTATGATATGGCCATTCAGTTATTGTTCGGTTTCACCCTTTTTAGCACAATGTTCATTATTGGATTTAAAGTCAATGGAATCACCTCAGATAAGGTGAGTGGGGTATGGGATCGCATGATTTTATCCGCTGTCAGTAAAACAAGTATGTACGCTGGACATCTGATTTATAGTTTTTGTATTGGTTTTTTTCAGATATTCATTGTGTTTCTCCTCTTTCACTATGCCTTTGGCTATGATTTAGGAAACTTTAATATGATAGTGACCATTGCAAGTATTTATACGCTGAGTATGGTCAGCCTAGCTATGTTATTTGCTGGAATATTCCGGACACCAGAACAATTTAATAATATTTTCTCTTCCGTGATTCCAATTGTTCCAATCATCAGCGGCATATACATGCCACCAGGCACCATCAGTAATCCCATTCTATTATTTATTGCAGACCTTTTCCCACTGACCCATGCAGTGGAAGCCATGACGGATGTTGCTCTTTATAATGCAAGCTGGAATGACATTGCTTTACCAATTGCCCTCATGCTTATAATCGGCGTTGTATACATGGGCATAGGAGTTAACATGGTGGAACGGAGAAAGGGATAG
- a CDS encoding NERD domain-containing protein: MITNKVMKKRTKPLILKKYELLLPRLHINFPRLPDMQHEYNKRKKGYKGELQVDYHLETLPPEFTILQDVCLQVQGRTFQMDNLVITQQAIYIVDVKNYNGTIIFDTTFDQFTRDDGKVEMGFSHPITQVELQQSNLQQWLLERNLPNIPIYYFIAISDPSTIIKVEGDKEIIAKVVAHGANIPKKIMDVNTQLASGATFQNRKMGHAISKESTEFDMDIMTMHGIKSADLLPGVECPDCGVLGIKRVHSGWKCYKCKKKFRDAHKPALAAYLLFVTPWITNSECMRFLKFNAKNVATRLLREYGLFYDEGRRRWIEK; encoded by the coding sequence ATGATTACGAATAAGGTTATGAAAAAACGAACCAAACCACTTATCCTAAAAAAATACGAATTACTTCTTCCACGGTTACACATAAATTTCCCGCGTTTACCAGACATGCAACACGAGTACAACAAAAGGAAGAAAGGCTATAAGGGCGAGCTGCAGGTAGATTATCATCTTGAGACATTGCCTCCTGAATTCACGATTCTACAGGATGTTTGTCTGCAGGTGCAGGGCCGGACCTTTCAAATGGACAACCTTGTTATAACGCAGCAGGCGATTTATATTGTCGATGTGAAAAATTATAACGGTACGATTATTTTTGATACCACCTTCGATCAATTCACCCGCGACGATGGGAAAGTTGAAATGGGTTTCAGTCACCCCATTACCCAAGTCGAACTCCAACAATCGAACCTTCAACAATGGCTTCTAGAGCGAAACCTCCCTAACATTCCCATTTATTATTTCATTGCGATCAGTGACCCAAGCACCATCATTAAAGTAGAAGGAGATAAAGAGATAATCGCTAAGGTAGTTGCACACGGAGCGAATATCCCTAAAAAAATAATGGATGTGAATACGCAGCTTGCTAGCGGTGCTACCTTCCAGAATAGAAAAATGGGACATGCAATATCGAAAGAATCCACGGAATTCGATATGGATATTATGACGATGCATGGAATAAAAAGTGCGGATTTACTACCAGGAGTAGAGTGTCCGGATTGCGGTGTGCTAGGGATCAAGCGCGTGCACAGCGGGTGGAAATGTTATAAATGTAAAAAGAAATTTCGTGATGCACACAAGCCTGCCTTGGCAGCTTATCTTCTATTCGTGACCCCATGGATTACAAATTCGGAGTGTATGCGCTTTTTAAAATTCAACGCCAAAAATGTAGCGACACGGCTGTTGAGAGAGTATGGGTTATTTTATGATGAGGGTCGGCGGAGATGGATTGAAAAGTAG
- a CDS encoding SGNH/GDSL hydrolase family protein, which yields MPSKRILFIGDSITESGKRTDSEQIGTGYVRLIHDYLKTAYPHQSPEIVNNGISANRISDLASRWQADVIDWNPDVLTISIGINDVWRRLDEPKMEQIYPDKFGQIYEDLLAQVRDHTNAAIVLMEPTVIEEEANSIGNETLKEYVEVIHQMADKFDATIVRTHEAFINYLHADKGYKLTIDGVHMNSTGDMLMAATWLKAVKDIMGTE from the coding sequence ATGCCGAGTAAACGCATTCTTTTTATCGGTGACAGTATAACCGAATCAGGAAAACGGACAGATTCTGAGCAGATTGGTACAGGTTATGTAAGGCTTATCCATGATTATCTTAAAACGGCCTATCCGCATCAATCTCCAGAAATTGTGAATAATGGGATCAGTGCAAACAGAATTAGTGATTTAGCTTCGAGGTGGCAGGCGGACGTTATCGACTGGAATCCGGATGTGCTAACAATATCCATTGGTATCAACGATGTATGGCGTCGTTTGGATGAGCCGAAAATGGAGCAAATCTATCCAGATAAATTTGGGCAAATTTACGAGGATTTACTAGCACAGGTTCGTGATCATACGAATGCTGCTATTGTGCTGATGGAGCCGACAGTCATTGAGGAGGAGGCTAATAGTATTGGCAACGAAACATTGAAAGAATATGTGGAGGTCATTCATCAAATGGCTGACAAATTTGATGCAACGATTGTGCGTACTCACGAGGCTTTTATCAATTATTTGCACGCGGATAAAGGATATAAACTCACAATAGACGGTGTACATATGAATTCGACTGGCGATATGCTAATGGCCGCAACCTGGCTGAAAGCGGTGAAGGATATTATGGGAACGGAGTGA
- a CDS encoding alkaline phosphatase encodes MFKRVGAVALSAGLLFTAGGPPDWAGPPDWAGQPGGPGNGNGNGNGNQKVENIIYMIPDGFNADYATNYRMYKGEDAVWDEHMKGMFTTYSADSSITDSAAAGTAMATGNKTNNGVIGLDPEGNELETILEASQDEGMASGLVATSTITHATPASFAAHVDDRNNETAIAPQLLANEVDVLLGGGKNNFLPESEAGNQESDNLIEQAEEQNYEFVETRDALLDSEIDIEDGEKLLGLFADDALAPEMHRADTEEPSLAEMTESAIGNLEGNEDGFFLMVEGSQIDWAGHDNDAAWAMQDTAAFEAAVEEAIAFAEEDGETLVVVGGDHETGGMTVGTGENPDMNINPSVLKNVTATGDHMASELNEDRSNVNEVMERYTDFELSEAEVQTIQEADDAAMAINTIISDRALIGWTSTNHTGVDIPVYAYGPEADEFSGYLDNTDLPKIMAEALGVELGE; translated from the coding sequence ATGTTTAAAAGAGTTGGGGCTGTTGCACTGAGTGCGGGACTGTTATTTACTGCGGGTGGGCCTCCAGACTGGGCTGGACCACCAGATTGGGCTGGTCAACCTGGTGGACCTGGGAACGGAAATGGCAACGGAAATGGGAATCAAAAGGTAGAAAATATAATTTATATGATTCCGGACGGTTTTAATGCCGATTATGCGACCAATTACCGCATGTACAAAGGAGAAGATGCGGTTTGGGATGAGCATATGAAAGGAATGTTTACTACTTATTCCGCTGATTCTAGCATTACGGATTCTGCGGCTGCGGGAACGGCGATGGCGACGGGAAACAAAACCAATAATGGCGTGATCGGCCTTGATCCAGAAGGAAACGAGCTCGAGACGATTCTGGAAGCATCTCAGGACGAGGGAATGGCATCCGGATTAGTTGCGACATCTACCATTACGCATGCAACGCCGGCATCTTTTGCCGCTCATGTGGATGACCGCAATAATGAGACAGCAATTGCGCCACAACTCCTTGCAAACGAGGTGGATGTACTGCTTGGCGGTGGGAAAAATAACTTCTTGCCTGAATCGGAAGCCGGCAACCAGGAATCGGATAATTTGATCGAACAAGCAGAAGAGCAAAACTATGAATTTGTGGAAACACGGGATGCTTTGCTAGATTCAGAGATTGATATCGAAGACGGGGAAAAATTGCTTGGCCTTTTTGCAGATGATGCACTTGCACCTGAAATGCACCGGGCTGATACCGAAGAGCCTAGCCTTGCTGAAATGACAGAAAGCGCAATTGGCAATTTGGAAGGAAATGAAGATGGATTTTTCCTGATGGTGGAAGGCAGCCAGATCGACTGGGCGGGCCATGATAATGATGCGGCGTGGGCCATGCAAGACACTGCAGCTTTTGAAGCAGCTGTAGAAGAAGCAATCGCATTCGCGGAAGAAGATGGCGAGACGCTCGTTGTTGTCGGCGGAGACCATGAAACAGGCGGCATGACAGTTGGTACAGGTGAAAATCCTGATATGAACATCAACCCTTCTGTTCTTAAAAATGTCACAGCAACAGGTGATCACATGGCTTCAGAGCTAAATGAGGATCGCTCCAATGTTAATGAAGTTATGGAAAGATACACAGACTTTGAGCTATCCGAAGCAGAAGTACAAACAATACAAGAAGCAGACGATGCTGCCATGGCGATCAACACAATAATTAGTGACCGAGCACTCATCGGCTGGACAAGCACGAACCACACCGGCGTCGATATTCCGGTCTACGCGTACGGCCCGGAAGCTGATGAATTTTCAGGCTATCTGGATAATACCGATTTGCCGAAAATTATGGCTGAGGCATTGGGTGTTGAATTGGGAGAATAA
- a CDS encoding nuclease-related domain-containing protein has product MKGRKKPLVLKKYEILMVYLKRNFPRFKDVQQEYQKSKKGYEGELQVDYHLEQILSHPFLILHDVCLKVQGRTFQIDNLIITQSAMFKVEVKNFQGTLIFDTILDQFTRDNGESETGFSHPISQAELQRLHLQQWLQEKKIPSIPIYSFIAISDPSTIIKVEGDREEISKVVAHGAHIPRKILELNKQLPAHAALQDRTIGTMIRKECLDYDIDIMKRHDVKMSDLLPGVQCPACRVLGMERIYNNWRCRKCNHRSPHAHEQTLNDYMLLGNTWITNSECRWWLQVESRNIVTRLLKKSKLVYNAKRRRWEK; this is encoded by the coding sequence ATGAAAGGACGGAAGAAACCTCTTGTACTTAAAAAATATGAAATCCTCATGGTGTATTTGAAGCGGAATTTTCCACGTTTTAAGGATGTGCAACAGGAATACCAAAAAAGTAAGAAAGGATACGAGGGAGAACTGCAGGTTGATTATCATCTTGAGCAGATTTTGTCTCATCCGTTTCTGATTCTTCACGATGTATGCCTCAAGGTTCAGGGCAGGACATTTCAGATAGATAATCTCATTATTACACAAAGCGCGATGTTCAAAGTGGAAGTGAAAAATTTTCAGGGCACGCTTATTTTTGACACCATCCTCGATCAATTTACTCGCGACAATGGTGAATCGGAAACAGGATTCAGTCATCCTATATCGCAGGCAGAACTCCAACGGCTTCATCTTCAACAATGGCTTCAAGAGAAAAAAATTCCCAGCATCCCGATTTATTCCTTTATTGCAATCAGTGATCCAAGCACGATCATTAAAGTAGAAGGAGATAGAGAGGAAATTTCCAAGGTGGTTGCTCACGGGGCACATATTCCAAGGAAAATATTGGAGCTCAACAAGCAACTCCCGGCGCATGCTGCATTGCAGGATCGTACAATTGGAACGATGATACGGAAGGAATGCTTGGACTATGATATTGACATCATGAAGCGGCATGATGTGAAAATGAGTGACCTGCTTCCGGGTGTACAGTGTCCGGCGTGCAGGGTGTTGGGCATGGAGCGGATTTATAACAATTGGCGATGCAGGAAATGTAATCACCGTTCACCTCATGCGCATGAACAAACGCTCAATGATTATATGCTACTTGGAAATACATGGATAACGAATTCGGAGTGTAGATGGTGGCTTCAGGTTGAATCCAGAAACATAGTAACCAGGCTATTGAAAAAATCCAAATTGGTTTATAACGCAAAGCGACGGCGCTGGGAAAAGTGA
- a CDS encoding transcription repressor NadR, which translates to MKDDRKISGADRRALILERLKESADPITGKSFAAEANVSRQVIVQDVSLLKAKDEPIVATSQGYIYLKQESEEAVYRHIIACNHTSEQTWEELTTIVDHGVRVSNVIIEHGVYGDLTASVRVSNRKEVDQFIQRVNETNAAYLLELTNGIHLHTLEADSMDKIEAACRDLEAKGILLQ; encoded by the coding sequence ATGAAAGATGATCGTAAAATTTCAGGTGCGGACCGCCGTGCCCTTATTTTAGAACGATTGAAAGAGAGTGCTGATCCCATTACTGGAAAATCCTTTGCGGCAGAGGCGAATGTAAGTAGGCAGGTTATTGTGCAGGACGTTTCCCTCTTAAAAGCAAAAGATGAACCGATCGTTGCTACAAGTCAAGGATACATCTATTTGAAACAGGAATCTGAAGAAGCGGTCTATCGCCATATCATTGCCTGTAATCATACATCTGAACAAACATGGGAAGAGCTTACGACCATCGTCGATCACGGGGTGAGAGTTTCTAATGTGATCATCGAACACGGCGTATATGGTGATCTAACCGCATCAGTCCGAGTCAGCAATCGTAAGGAAGTCGATCAATTTATTCAACGCGTAAATGAAACCAATGCAGCCTATTTGCTGGAATTAACGAACGGAATCCACCTCCATACACTGGAGGCTGATTCCATGGACAAGATCGAAGCAGCCTGTCGCGATTTGGAAGCGAAAGGAATACTGTTGCAGTGA